A single region of the Enterobacteriaceae endosymbiont of Donacia cinerea genome encodes:
- the argR gene encoding transcriptional regulator ArgR — translation MNIISIKKKEANLIKVFKNLIKQEKFGTQTEIVYALQAAGFHNINQSKVSRMLTKFGAVRIRNTKMEMVYCFPLELGVPHTTSPLKNLVLDIDYNDILIIIHTSPGAAQLIARLLDSLGKAEGILGTIAGDDTIFVVPTRLFKTIQLYNSIQNLFEQTL, via the coding sequence ATGAATATAATTTCTATAAAAAAAAAAGAAGCTAATTTAATTAAAGTATTTAAAAATTTAATAAAACAAGAAAAATTTGGAACACAAACTGAAATTGTATATGCTTTACAAGCAGCCGGATTCCATAATATTAATCAATCTAAAGTTTCTAGAATGTTAACAAAATTTGGAGCCGTAAGAATTAGAAATACAAAAATGGAGATGGTATACTGTTTTCCTTTAGAATTAGGTGTGCCACACACTACTAGTCCATTAAAAAATTTAGTATTAGATATTGATTATAACGATATTTTAATTATAATTCATACGAGTCCAGGAGCTGCTCAATTAATAGCTAGATTATTAGACTCTTTAGGAAAAGCAGAAGGTATATTAGGTACAATTGCAGGAGATGATACTATTTTTGTAGTGCCTACTCGTTTATTTAAAACTATTCAATTATATAATTCTATACAAAATTTATTTGAACAAACATTATAA
- the rplM gene encoding 50S ribosomal protein L13, giving the protein MSILLKKKVYRQWYLINAKNKVLGRLSSIITHYLMGKHKILYSPHMDIGDYIIIINANKIKITGNKKKDKIYFSHSGYSGGLKKISFEKLIIKNPCKILQHSVKGMLPKNKIRLLMLNRLKIYSGIIHNHIAQKKNILNI; this is encoded by the coding sequence ATGAGTATTTTATTAAAAAAAAAAGTTTATCGTCAATGGTATCTTATAAATGCAAAAAATAAAGTTTTAGGAAGATTATCAAGTATAATAACCCATTATTTAATGGGAAAACATAAAATTTTATATTCTCCCCATATGGATATAGGAGATTATATTATAATTATAAATGCAAATAAAATTAAAATTACAGGAAATAAAAAAAAAGATAAAATTTATTTTAGTCATAGTGGTTATTCTGGAGGATTAAAAAAAATTTCGTTTGAAAAATTAATTATAAAAAATCCTTGTAAAATACTTCAACATTCTGTTAAAGGAATGTTACCTAAAAATAAAATTAGATTATTAATGTTAAATAGATTAAAAATTTATTCAGGAATAATACATAATCATATAGCACAAAAAAAAAATATTTTAAATATTTAA
- the rpsI gene encoding 30S ribosomal protein S9 — MKKINYDYNATGRRKSSSARVFIKKGNGNISINKKNINVFFPRKTYCIMIMKPLKLIKMEDKLDLYITVKGGGNSGQAGAIRHGITRALVKYDNFFRKNFKKQGFLTRDDRKVERKKVGFKKARRSPQFSKR; from the coding sequence ATGAAAAAAATAAATTATGATTATAATGCAACAGGAAGAAGAAAAAGTTCTTCTGCTAGAGTATTTATTAAAAAAGGTAATGGTAATATTTCGATTAATAAAAAAAACATAAATGTTTTTTTCCCTAGAAAAACATATTGTATTATGATAATGAAACCTTTAAAATTAATAAAAATGGAGGATAAACTAGATTTATATATTACTGTTAAAGGAGGGGGAAATTCAGGACAAGCAGGAGCTATTCGACATGGAATTACAAGAGCTTTAGTAAAATATGATAATTTTTTTAGAAAAAATTTTAAAAAACAAGGTTTTCTAACACGTGATGACCGAAAAGTAGAACGTAAAAAAGTAGGTTTTAAAAAAGCTAGACGTAGTCCTCAATTTTCTAAACGTTAA